From the Syntrophomonadaceae bacterium genome, one window contains:
- a CDS encoding ABC transporter ATP-binding protein, with protein sequence MLLQVRNLEVAFLRHGVEAPAVKGINLSLEPGQTLGLIGESGAGKTVTALAIMGLLSPAETRVSGSIFFEGMDLKRVSAKEIAQIRGNKIGYIPQNSFMSLNPALPVGMQIIEGLLFHRSMAFSAARELCICLLESIGVTRAGHFFSAYPHQLSGGMRQRALIAMGLIMKPSLLIADEPTSALDVTVKLEVLTILKRAQEGQELGILLITHDLAVAAQIAETVAIFFRGRIIEAGQKKNVLYSPRHPYTQLLMENISKPENPESGKAHLNSRIIQGAFTIHRGEGCSFVVSCKDTISKCFEEVPPIISIGLEHQVACWQVCQ encoded by the coding sequence ATGCTGCTGCAAGTAAGAAATTTGGAAGTTGCCTTTTTACGACATGGGGTTGAGGCTCCTGCTGTAAAGGGCATAAATTTGTCCCTGGAGCCCGGGCAAACCCTTGGCTTGATAGGAGAATCTGGTGCTGGTAAAACGGTTACAGCCTTAGCAATAATGGGACTGCTGTCCCCGGCAGAGACCAGAGTCAGTGGTTCAATCTTTTTTGAAGGAATGGATTTGAAAAGAGTTAGTGCTAAAGAAATTGCGCAGATCAGAGGGAATAAAATAGGCTATATTCCGCAAAACTCCTTTATGTCCCTGAATCCTGCCTTGCCGGTCGGAATGCAAATAATTGAAGGATTGCTTTTTCATCGCAGCATGGCATTTTCCGCTGCTAGAGAACTGTGTATCTGCCTGCTCGAGTCGATAGGGGTAACCAGAGCCGGGCATTTTTTTTCCGCTTACCCGCATCAGTTAAGCGGAGGAATGAGGCAGCGTGCCTTGATAGCTATGGGTTTAATAATGAAGCCAAGCCTATTAATTGCTGACGAGCCGACGTCAGCCCTTGATGTAACTGTTAAACTGGAGGTATTGACAATTCTAAAACGGGCGCAAGAGGGCCAGGAGTTAGGGATCTTGCTGATAACCCACGATTTAGCAGTGGCAGCCCAAATAGCTGAAACAGTTGCGATTTTTTTTAGAGGACGCATAATTGAGGCGGGCCAGAAAAAAAATGTCTTATATTCGCCCAGACATCCCTACACACAGTTGTTAATGGAAAACATTAGTAAGCCAGAAAACCCTGAATCCGGAAAAGCTCATCTTAACTCCAGGATTATTCAAGGTGCTTTTACAATACATCGCGGTGAGGGCTGCAGCTTTGTGGTGAGCTGCAAAGATACGATCAGCAAGTGCTTTGAAGAAGTCCCGCCCATTATTTCAATCGGTCTAGAGCATCAGGTCGCATGCTGGCAGGTTTGTCAATGA
- a CDS encoding ABC transporter ATP-binding protein, which translates to MGTARPLVEVIQLKKTFRSGLFNQKEKIVAIDGVSLSIYPRQIFGLIGESGCGKTTLAKTMLALLRPTEGEVRYEGRNIFAYDERQLGEFRSQVQMIFQDPYGSLNPKIMVKDALAEVLFRHKQINKKKDAAEIIFELLEQVGLNKSHAECFPHELSGGQKQRVALTRALAVGPRVLICDEPVSALDMIHQNQIAGLLQHLQQRKELTLLLISHNMMFVKGLTSITAVMYKGKIVEIAPTSDLFEEPLHPYTKMLFACMPKINDSTDALLPPGNARHVSSLKLLGCCFVASCSFNLKICTEAGPNLKAVNDNRWVACHLYSS; encoded by the coding sequence ATGGGGACCGCAAGACCTTTAGTTGAGGTGATACAACTTAAAAAAACCTTTAGATCAGGGTTATTTAATCAAAAGGAAAAGATTGTAGCTATTGACGGAGTAAGCCTTTCCATCTATCCAAGGCAAATTTTTGGTCTGATTGGTGAAAGCGGTTGTGGGAAGACCACCCTGGCTAAAACAATGCTTGCTTTGCTTCGTCCGACGGAGGGTGAAGTAAGATATGAGGGACGTAACATCTTTGCATATGACGAAAGGCAGTTAGGTGAATTTCGCAGTCAGGTGCAAATGATTTTTCAAGACCCGTACGGAAGTCTAAATCCTAAAATAATGGTCAAGGATGCGCTAGCCGAAGTTTTGTTTAGGCATAAGCAGATAAACAAAAAAAAAGATGCTGCAGAAATTATTTTTGAGTTGTTAGAGCAAGTGGGTTTAAATAAAAGTCATGCAGAATGTTTTCCCCATGAATTAAGTGGAGGACAAAAACAAAGGGTAGCTCTCACAAGAGCCCTGGCGGTGGGACCACGAGTTCTCATATGTGACGAGCCGGTTTCAGCATTGGATATGATCCATCAAAACCAGATTGCCGGTTTGTTGCAACACTTGCAGCAGAGGAAAGAATTGACCTTGCTGTTGATATCCCATAATATGATGTTTGTTAAAGGCCTGACCAGTATTACTGCGGTGATGTATAAAGGAAAAATAGTTGAAATTGCTCCTACTTCCGATCTGTTTGAAGAGCCCTTGCACCCCTATACAAAAATGCTGTTTGCATGTATGCCAAAAATTAACGACAGCACGGATGCACTCTTGCCTCCCGGTAATGCGCGCCATGTTTCAAGCCTTAAGTTACTGGGATGCTGCTTTGTTGCCAGCTGCTCTTTTAATTTAAAAATTTGTACAGAAGCCGGGCCAAACCTCAAAGCTGTTAACGATAACCGTTGGGTTGCCTGCCACTTATACAGCAGCTGA
- the speE gene encoding polyamine aminopropyltransferase, giving the protein MQGVWFSEAQSANLGFSCRVKSVLHKEKTDFQDLLVLDTETFDRMLVLDGAIQTTIVDEFAYHEMISMVAVNSHPVPNRVLVIGGGDGGAIREIIRHPKVNKASLVEIDERVVECAKKYLPEISVALNNEKVEVLIEDGIKHIKEKSNYYDVVIVDSTDPIGPAVGLFNKDFYGAIFRALKDDGIMVAQTESPWFNKDLIRRVFSDIKGIFPIAKLYIANVPTYPSGMWSFTIGSKVYDPEKVSVNQIPDTGTKYYSQDTHFAVFKLPPFVKALLEQEV; this is encoded by the coding sequence ATGCAGGGTGTATGGTTTTCCGAAGCACAGTCAGCAAATTTAGGTTTTTCCTGCAGGGTAAAATCAGTATTGCACAAAGAAAAAACCGATTTTCAGGATCTGTTGGTTTTAGATACAGAAACCTTTGACAGAATGCTGGTTTTAGATGGGGCTATCCAAACAACAATCGTTGATGAGTTTGCTTATCATGAGATGATCAGCATGGTTGCGGTTAATTCCCATCCTGTTCCAAACAGGGTATTAGTAATTGGCGGGGGTGATGGGGGTGCTATTAGAGAGATTATTAGGCATCCCAAAGTTAACAAAGCTTCGTTGGTGGAAATTGACGAGCGGGTAGTGGAATGTGCAAAGAAATACCTTCCAGAAATTTCTGTAGCTTTGAACAATGAAAAGGTTGAAGTGCTGATCGAAGATGGCATTAAACATATAAAAGAAAAATCAAACTATTATGATGTAGTCATCGTTGATTCGACAGACCCGATTGGCCCGGCAGTGGGACTTTTCAATAAAGATTTTTATGGGGCCATTTTTAGAGCTCTGAAAGACGATGGCATAATGGTTGCTCAAACAGAATCCCCGTGGTTTAATAAGGATTTAATCCGGCGGGTTTTCAGTGACATTAAGGGTATTTTCCCAATCGCCAAACTCTATATTGCAAATGTGCCAACATATCCAAGCGGTATGTGGAGCTTTACTATTGGAAGTAAAGTCTATGACCCGGAGAAGGTGAGCGTTAATCAGATCCCTGATACGGGAACAAAATACTATTCCCAGGATACCCATTTTGCAGTCTTTAAGCTGCCTCCTTTTGTCAAGGCCTTATTGGAGCAGGAGGTATAA
- the speB gene encoding agmatinase, which produces MEQYLEKPGGFMGSNTGYPEALIVLLGAPMDLTVSYRPGTRMGPQQIRAVSIGLEEYSIYLDKQLSEVSFADLGDVAVPFGNVNESLERIRQVIERVLEDGKKPFVIGGEHLISYPVIQAIHHRYSDLMVVHFDAHADLRKDYVGEANSHATVMRKTAELLGPKRIIQVGIRSGIKEEFEYAQENTHLFKDRLEEAMPRVKEIVGDRPLYISLDIDVVDPAFAPGTGTPEPGGCTAREIISAVHSLRDCRVVGLDLVEVSPVYDPSERTALLGAKLLREAILCFG; this is translated from the coding sequence ATGGAACAATACTTAGAAAAGCCCGGTGGATTCATGGGGTCTAACACCGGTTATCCGGAGGCTCTAATCGTCCTGTTGGGCGCTCCGATGGACTTAACCGTTAGCTACCGGCCCGGAACCCGCATGGGGCCTCAGCAAATACGCGCTGTGTCTATTGGTCTCGAAGAGTATAGTATTTATCTTGACAAGCAATTGTCAGAGGTGTCTTTTGCAGACCTGGGCGATGTGGCAGTGCCATTTGGGAATGTCAACGAAAGCCTGGAACGGATTAGGCAAGTGATAGAACGGGTTTTGGAGGACGGGAAAAAACCTTTTGTGATAGGTGGGGAACATTTAATATCTTACCCAGTTATCCAAGCAATACATCACAGATATTCAGATTTAATGGTAGTACACTTTGATGCCCATGCTGATTTAAGGAAAGATTATGTCGGGGAAGCAAATTCCCATGCGACAGTAATGCGAAAGACAGCTGAATTGCTGGGTCCAAAACGGATTATACAGGTGGGAATCAGGTCGGGTATTAAGGAAGAATTTGAATATGCCCAGGAAAACACCCATCTTTTTAAAGATAGACTTGAGGAGGCAATGCCTCGGGTTAAAGAAATAGTTGGGGACCGCCCTTTGTATATTTCTTTAGATATCGATGTGGTTGACCCTGCCTTTGCACCTGGAACCGGGACACCTGAACCCGGAGGCTGTACCGCAAGAGAGATTATAAGTGCTGTCCATTCTTTGAGGGATTGCCGGGTTGTTGGTTTGGACCTGGTTGAGGTTTCTCCTGTCTATGACCCTTCCGAGCGGACAGCCTTGCTTGGTGCTAAACTGTTGCGAGAAGCTATCCTCTGTTTCGGTTGA
- a CDS encoding LysM peptidoglycan-binding domain-containing protein, with amino-acid sequence MENRQLPPCPTGRFWKIRPGDTYFIIASHINTTVDAIKKLNPGVDPRRLHVGQIICIPDMPPCLSGVYWEVAAGDTLYAIARAVGTTVQRLIELNPGIDPNKLRINQKICLPG; translated from the coding sequence ATGGAGAATCGTCAATTGCCACCTTGTCCCACTGGGAGGTTTTGGAAAATTAGACCAGGAGATACCTACTTTATAATTGCCTCTCATATAAACACTACCGTAGACGCCATAAAAAAACTGAACCCTGGCGTAGACCCCAGGCGGTTGCATGTTGGGCAAATTATCTGCATTCCCGATATGCCGCCATGCCTTTCAGGGGTATATTGGGAAGTCGCAGCAGGAGACACTTTGTATGCCATAGCCAGGGCAGTCGGCACTACCGTCCAGCGTTTAATTGAGCTAAATCCTGGGATTGATCCAAACAAGCTGCGCATCAATCAAAAAATCTGCTTGCCTGGATAA
- a CDS encoding DegV family protein has protein sequence MPVKLVTDGTCDIDSQLLQEYEITVVPLTVNFPDVSFKNNEVSLDSFYLKLETDKVFPTSSQPSQGEFYTVFEDLIENGNDVVAIVLSAGVSGTFESAAGAREMLLQKYPEAKIEVLDSKVTAMALGLAVIDAAKAVKAGKIFAEVVAQAQEAIEKVRFYFAPATLEYLRRGGRIGGAAALLGSLLSINPILYYVNGKTAVKEKVRGAGAAVTRMLNLLHEDYVAHGLDSIVVQHIRNVSKAKEVAQKIFERYGIEPLIVQVGPIVGLHVGPGTIGIMYKIK, from the coding sequence ATGCCTGTCAAATTAGTAACCGATGGCACCTGTGACATTGATAGTCAATTACTGCAAGAGTACGAGATCACCGTGGTTCCGCTTACCGTGAATTTTCCTGATGTATCTTTTAAAAACAACGAAGTATCCTTGGATTCTTTTTACTTAAAGTTGGAAACTGATAAGGTTTTTCCTACTTCTTCGCAACCGTCCCAGGGAGAGTTCTACACTGTTTTCGAGGATTTAATTGAAAATGGAAATGATGTTGTAGCTATTGTTTTATCCGCAGGGGTTAGTGGCACCTTTGAATCCGCTGCAGGCGCCCGAGAAATGCTGTTGCAAAAGTATCCGGAAGCTAAGATAGAGGTCCTAGATTCGAAGGTTACTGCAATGGCTCTGGGGTTAGCAGTCATTGATGCAGCAAAAGCGGTAAAAGCCGGAAAAATTTTTGCTGAAGTCGTAGCACAGGCTCAAGAGGCAATTGAGAAAGTGCGATTTTATTTCGCCCCCGCGACATTGGAGTATTTAAGGCGGGGTGGCCGGATCGGAGGTGCCGCAGCATTGCTGGGCTCACTGCTTAGCATTAATCCCATCTTGTATTATGTCAATGGGAAAACTGCTGTAAAGGAAAAAGTAAGAGGTGCCGGCGCTGCGGTAACGAGAATGCTTAATTTGCTGCACGAAGACTATGTAGCCCACGGATTGGACAGTATTGTCGTGCAACATATTAGAAATGTAAGCAAAGCCAAAGAAGTCGCTCAGAAAATATTTGAACGCTATGGCATTGAACCGCTTATTGTGCAGGTCGGGCCTATTGTAGGACTTCATGTTGGTCCGGGAACAATTGGCATCATGTACAAAATAAAATAG
- a CDS encoding DUF3243 domain-containing protein — MQINNFDQWLDTLSSAMDQAKAMGMNENEITKSATQLGNFLATNIEPDIPENRLLKNLWTEGDEKERQALASMLVKMLKNH; from the coding sequence ATGCAAATAAACAACTTCGACCAGTGGTTAGACACGTTGTCCAGTGCTATGGATCAGGCAAAAGCAATGGGAATGAATGAAAACGAAATAACCAAATCAGCTACTCAACTGGGAAATTTCCTGGCAACCAATATTGAGCCTGATATCCCAGAAAACAGGTTATTAAAAAATCTGTGGACCGAGGGAGATGAAAAGGAAAGACAGGCCCTGGCAAGCATGCTGGTTAAGATGTTAAAAAATCACTAA
- a CDS encoding HlyC/CorC family transporter — translation MNAIGLWEWALLLFLFLLSSFFSAAEAALFSIRPVKIRQLLEKKVPGSHIVEKLVNRPNNLLATILVGNTIVTIAATAMATSMALRIFGKGGVGIAVFALSVIILLFGELTPKTYAANNQEKVSLRVARPLLLLQKVLAPLIKLFGSLANLFVVILGGEVKSQHGFVSSEEIKTMVNVGLEEGVIPPQQCRMIDSIFSLNNIKVREIMVPRVDIVGAPSGSPLCYACELIARTGHSRFPVYVENLDKVIGIIYAKDIIVHCKTKDEYLPVNDLMRECFFVPETKRVGEMIKYLQHRNSNAAIVVDEFGGTAGMVTLEDLLKYIVGDIISESPQVASDNRTSWLGPGEVLVNACLSINEVNQLLNVNLPQEHYDTLAGLVLGLLGNVPQKGQAAVFHGLRFIVEETEGNRIRKIRILKK, via the coding sequence GTGAATGCAATTGGCCTGTGGGAATGGGCTTTATTATTGTTTTTATTTTTATTGTCCAGTTTTTTCTCGGCAGCTGAAGCAGCTTTGTTTTCGATCAGACCGGTCAAAATCAGACAACTATTGGAAAAAAAGGTGCCAGGTTCACATATAGTTGAGAAATTAGTCAATAGGCCCAATAACCTTCTGGCGACCATCCTTGTTGGCAACACTATTGTAACCATTGCCGCTACTGCTATGGCGACCTCGATGGCATTGAGAATCTTCGGCAAGGGAGGAGTAGGGATTGCAGTTTTTGCTTTATCAGTAATAATACTGTTATTTGGGGAATTAACACCAAAGACCTATGCGGCAAATAACCAGGAAAAAGTTTCTTTAAGGGTTGCCAGACCATTATTATTGCTGCAAAAAGTTTTAGCACCGCTAATAAAGCTTTTCGGCAGTCTGGCAAACCTTTTTGTTGTAATTTTAGGTGGAGAGGTTAAGAGCCAACATGGTTTCGTTTCATCAGAGGAAATCAAAACTATGGTTAACGTTGGGCTTGAGGAAGGAGTTATCCCCCCGCAGCAATGCAGGATGATTGACAGCATTTTTAGCTTAAATAACATTAAAGTTAGAGAAATTATGGTTCCCAGAGTAGACATTGTTGGAGCTCCCTCTGGTTCACCCTTATGTTATGCCTGCGAACTTATAGCCCGGACAGGCCATTCCCGTTTTCCTGTGTACGTAGAAAACCTGGATAAAGTCATTGGAATTATTTATGCCAAAGATATTATAGTCCATTGCAAAACAAAGGATGAGTATCTGCCGGTAAATGATCTGATGCGGGAATGTTTTTTTGTTCCTGAAACCAAAAGGGTAGGTGAAATGATTAAATACCTCCAGCATAGAAATAGCAATGCAGCTATTGTAGTAGATGAATTCGGCGGAACTGCGGGAATGGTGACTTTAGAGGATCTGTTGAAATATATAGTGGGAGATATTATTTCAGAAAGTCCTCAGGTAGCCAGCGATAACCGAACTAGCTGGCTTGGCCCAGGGGAAGTACTGGTTAATGCCTGTTTGTCAATTAACGAAGTTAACCAATTGCTTAATGTCAATTTGCCACAAGAACATTATGATACACTGGCAGGATTGGTACTGGGGCTTTTGGGAAATGTGCCTCAAAAAGGCCAAGCGGCAGTCTTTCATGGCCTACGTTTTATAGTGGAAGAAACCGAAGGTAACCGGATTAGAAAAATAAGGATATTAAAAAAATAA
- a CDS encoding histidinol-phosphatase HisJ family protein, with protein sequence MLDLFADYHVHSSYSIDGEGTIKNFCRRAVEIGLKEIVFTEHFDYQPSDLSTGYFDYAGYSEEVKQCRDEFAKHLTVKMGLELGETHLYKEETDSFLAGKEFDFLIGSVHWIGTQALHIDFCSSKEIDEAFKKYFFEVLRLTKSGGFHVLGHLDVIKRYTPSWYPHFNAERYQEEISAILEVAVAKGIGLEINTSGFRHGLNETLPARTILTWYKRMGGEIITIGSDSHRVLDLGNGLHKGYELAGSIGFRYIASYSKGQIHFRSL encoded by the coding sequence TTGCTGGACTTATTTGCCGATTACCATGTGCACTCAAGTTATTCTATTGACGGTGAGGGAACAATAAAAAATTTCTGCCGGCGCGCGGTCGAAATTGGCTTGAAGGAAATTGTTTTTACTGAGCATTTTGATTATCAACCCTCAGATCTGAGTACCGGGTATTTTGATTATGCAGGATACTCTGAAGAAGTCAAACAATGCAGAGACGAATTTGCTAAACACTTGACGGTTAAAATGGGGTTAGAGCTGGGGGAAACCCACTTGTACAAGGAAGAAACTGACAGCTTCCTGGCAGGTAAAGAATTTGATTTTTTAATCGGATCTGTTCATTGGATAGGAACGCAAGCCTTGCATATTGATTTTTGCAGTTCTAAAGAGATAGACGAAGCTTTTAAAAAGTACTTTTTTGAAGTGTTACGACTGACAAAGAGCGGTGGTTTTCATGTTCTTGGGCATTTGGACGTCATCAAACGCTATACTCCTTCATGGTATCCCCACTTTAATGCAGAACGTTATCAAGAAGAGATTTCTGCTATATTAGAGGTTGCGGTAGCAAAAGGCATTGGGTTGGAAATAAACACATCAGGCTTCAGGCATGGCTTAAATGAGACTCTTCCTGCCAGGACTATCTTGACCTGGTATAAAAGAATGGGTGGAGAAATAATTACTATAGGCTCTGATAGCCATCGGGTTTTAGATTTGGGCAATGGATTACATAAAGGCTATGAGTTGGCAGGAAGCATTGGTTTCCGGTATATCGCTAGTTATTCTAAGGGTCAGATCCATTTTCGCAGCTTGTAG
- a CDS encoding DUF1657 domain-containing protein — translation MTVGQKLHQCLASIETASASLKTFALDTQDKNAQTDFNNYARQLESIAQNLKGRINYVEQQEPPYKMK, via the coding sequence ATGACCGTCGGACAGAAGCTGCACCAGTGTTTAGCCAGCATAGAAACAGCTAGCGCCTCACTAAAGACCTTTGCGTTAGATACCCAGGACAAGAATGCTCAAACAGATTTTAACAACTATGCCCGCCAGTTAGAAAGCATAGCCCAAAATTTGAAAGGCAGAATCAATTACGTTGAGCAACAAGAACCTCCGTACAAGATGAAATAA
- a CDS encoding aminotransferase class III-fold pyridoxal phosphate-dependent enzyme → MTGNEYRKEAEEVVEKTLEGYAEYVNEGLARMFRFLGFSTLEWENSGAVVKDIFGKEYIDCGGYGVFFHGHRHPKVVTAVKKQLEHFPLSNRMLPHKPVVDLARLLAEVTPGDLQYSFFCNSGAEAVEGALKLARAYTKRSGIVSTYGAFHGKTFGSLSASGRELYREQFYPLLPGVAHVPFGDTKAMAEAVSEETAAVILEPIQGEGGVLLPPDNYLNEVRDLCNKTGALLVLDEVQTGIGRTGKMFACEHWQVIPDIICMSKSLGGGVMPLGAFTTKKEIFEPFNENPYLHSSTFGGNPLACAAGYAAIQTILQDGLLERAVRLGDYAMSKLSRLKEQFPQVIAEVRGKGLLIGIEMEDEGAGGFLVSRLLEQGVLIVVSLNRPKVIRFMPPAIISDEQLDIALNAVAEAVSYVNEMIAQS, encoded by the coding sequence ATGACAGGGAACGAATACCGTAAAGAAGCCGAAGAAGTTGTCGAGAAAACCCTTGAAGGCTATGCTGAATATGTTAATGAAGGCTTAGCCAGGATGTTTCGTTTTTTAGGGTTTTCTACCTTGGAGTGGGAAAACTCTGGCGCAGTAGTTAAAGACATTTTCGGCAAGGAGTACATAGACTGTGGCGGATATGGAGTTTTCTTTCATGGTCATCGTCACCCAAAAGTAGTGACAGCTGTGAAAAAACAGTTAGAACATTTTCCCCTTTCAAACCGAATGCTGCCCCATAAACCGGTAGTTGACTTGGCCCGCTTATTGGCGGAAGTAACTCCCGGTGACCTCCAGTACAGCTTTTTTTGCAACAGCGGAGCTGAAGCTGTAGAAGGAGCATTAAAACTTGCTCGTGCATACACAAAGAGATCTGGAATTGTTTCAACTTATGGAGCATTTCATGGTAAGACATTTGGATCACTATCAGCAAGTGGTCGAGAGCTTTATAGGGAGCAATTTTATCCTCTTTTGCCGGGAGTTGCCCATGTCCCATTTGGGGATACAAAAGCCATGGCAGAGGCAGTTAGTGAGGAAACAGCAGCAGTTATTCTGGAACCTATTCAAGGTGAGGGGGGAGTTTTGCTCCCGCCGGATAATTATTTAAACGAGGTCAGAGATTTGTGCAACAAAACAGGAGCCCTGTTGGTGCTTGATGAAGTCCAGACCGGCATAGGGAGAACCGGCAAGATGTTTGCCTGTGAACACTGGCAGGTAATACCAGATATTATCTGCATGTCGAAATCGTTAGGCGGTGGGGTTATGCCGCTAGGAGCCTTTACAACCAAAAAAGAAATTTTTGAGCCCTTTAACGAGAACCCATACCTCCATTCATCAACCTTCGGAGGAAATCCTTTGGCTTGTGCTGCCGGCTATGCGGCTATTCAAACCATTTTACAAGATGGACTGCTGGAAAGAGCTGTTAGGCTGGGGGACTATGCCATGTCAAAATTAAGCCGATTGAAAGAGCAGTTTCCGCAAGTAATCGCTGAGGTTAGGGGAAAGGGTCTTTTAATTGGAATAGAAATGGAAGATGAGGGCGCTGGCGGTTTCCTCGTTTCCAGGTTGCTGGAACAGGGAGTGCTCATTGTAGTCTCCTTGAATAGACCTAAAGTAATTAGATTTATGCCGCCTGCGATAATCTCGGATGAACAACTGGATATCGCCTTAAACGCAGTAGCTGAAGCAGTCAGCTATGTAAACGAAATGATTGCTCAATCTTAA
- a CDS encoding aromatase/cyclase: protein MPYVEASISINALPAIVYELAKDMESYPKFMESVERVEILERGEGYTITKWHTKLQGRPVVWTERDEFDDAAKRIGYSLVQGDLKKFEGAWTFQPNAEGTQVKLTVDFELGIPMFAALINPIAIMTVRQNCESMLKALKKQLELNI, encoded by the coding sequence ATGCCTTATGTTGAGGCCAGTATCTCGATTAATGCTTTGCCCGCAATTGTCTATGAATTGGCGAAAGATATGGAATCCTATCCCAAGTTTATGGAAAGCGTAGAAAGAGTAGAAATCCTGGAGCGTGGTGAAGGTTATACGATAACCAAATGGCATACTAAGCTGCAAGGCCGCCCTGTAGTATGGACCGAAAGAGATGAATTTGATGATGCTGCCAAAAGAATTGGCTATTCTTTAGTACAAGGTGATCTTAAAAAATTTGAAGGCGCATGGACTTTTCAGCCCAATGCAGAGGGTACTCAGGTGAAGCTGACAGTGGATTTTGAGCTGGGGATTCCTATGTTTGCGGCATTAATAAATCCTATTGCAATAATGACAGTCCGGCAAAATTGTGAAAGCATGCTGAAAGCGCTAAAGAAACAATTAGAATTAAATATTTAG
- a CDS encoding spore coat protein: MTHHIEHSGQGVQMHQMQAAGGANLLTDKNILSDCLASQKFLAACYNHAVTESANDSLRRDFMGIYQEEQNNLKAIFDVMTRQGWYNLNYASHQDIAQVQHQFQQEMTQGGKHFPGQLQYQAHAQGHQFNQHGLQAGQFAQQHHPGFNQPYRNW, translated from the coding sequence GTGACCCATCATATAGAGCATTCAGGGCAAGGAGTCCAAATGCATCAGATGCAAGCGGCAGGTGGTGCAAATCTGCTTACGGACAAGAATATTCTAAGTGATTGTTTGGCATCTCAGAAGTTTTTGGCAGCATGCTATAACCATGCTGTGACAGAGAGCGCTAATGATAGCCTGCGGCGGGATTTTATGGGTATTTACCAGGAAGAGCAGAATAACCTGAAAGCTATCTTTGACGTTATGACAAGACAAGGCTGGTACAACCTTAATTACGCTAGCCATCAGGATATTGCCCAGGTACAGCATCAATTCCAGCAAGAAATGACCCAAGGTGGAAAACATTTTCCCGGCCAACTACAATACCAGGCTCATGCACAGGGCCATCAGTTTAACCAGCATGGGCTGCAAGCAGGACAGTTTGCCCAGCAGCATCATCCAGGTTTCAATCAGCCTTACCGGAACTGGTAA